Proteins co-encoded in one Sulfurimonas sp. HSL1-2 genomic window:
- the galE gene encoding UDP-glucose 4-epimerase GalE gives MQVLVTGGAGYIGSHVVKQLLEETNHDVCILDNLSTGHLETVETLETIAREAGRGALRFYKMDLADFKAVAKLFMIEKFDAVMHFAASSIVSESVANPLKYYMNNTVNTAHLVSCCTEAGIGKFIFSSTAAVYGEPQEVPVKETTSTEPINPYGMSKLMSETVIRDTAVVNDHFDYVILRYFNVSGADVMASDAVPRIGEWHEPETHLIPLVVKTALGKRDSITVYGEDYDTEDGTCVRDYLHVEDLAAAHLRALEYLGLPLAQGDEPNIFNVGYGHGFSVSQVIETVKKVSSVDFAVEKGKRRAGDPALLIADNQRIENVLKWYARYDDLALICKSALAWEGKIDE, from the coding sequence ATGCAGGTTTTGGTCACCGGCGGTGCCGGCTACATAGGTTCGCACGTCGTCAAGCAGCTGCTTGAAGAGACGAACCACGATGTCTGCATTCTTGATAACCTCTCTACGGGGCACCTCGAAACGGTCGAGACGCTTGAAACCATTGCCCGGGAAGCGGGCCGAGGTGCACTGCGATTTTACAAGATGGATCTAGCCGATTTCAAAGCCGTGGCGAAACTCTTTATGATAGAGAAGTTTGATGCCGTAATGCATTTCGCAGCGAGCAGTATCGTCTCCGAATCGGTTGCAAACCCCCTCAAATACTATATGAACAACACCGTCAACACGGCACACCTTGTCAGCTGCTGCACCGAAGCCGGCATCGGAAAGTTCATCTTCTCCTCCACCGCGGCAGTTTACGGCGAGCCGCAGGAGGTCCCGGTCAAAGAGACAACGTCGACTGAGCCCATCAACCCCTATGGCATGAGCAAACTAATGAGCGAAACGGTCATCCGCGATACGGCGGTGGTGAATGACCATTTCGACTATGTCATTCTCCGTTACTTCAACGTCTCCGGTGCAGATGTAATGGCAAGTGATGCGGTGCCGCGCATCGGGGAGTGGCATGAACCGGAAACCCACCTAATTCCGCTGGTCGTCAAAACGGCCCTCGGCAAACGCGACAGCATTACGGTCTACGGCGAGGATTACGATACCGAAGACGGAACCTGCGTCCGCGACTACCTCCATGTCGAGGATCTTGCAGCGGCACATCTCCGTGCGCTGGAGTATCTTGGATTACCTTTGGCACAAGGGGACGAGCCTAACATTTTCAATGTAGGCTACGGGCACGGGTTCAGCGTAAGCCAGGTAATCGAGACCGTGAAAAAAGTGAGCAGCGTTGATTTTGCCGTTGAAAAGGGCAAAAGGAGGGCTGGAGACCCGGCACTGCTTATTGCGGACAATCAGCGTATCGA
- a CDS encoding DUF167 family protein, whose product MWYTFDNDDLILSLRIQPKASSNELAEIMGEERKLRITAPPVDGKANKHIIALLAKMCKVAKGDVTIESGELGRNKRVRIRSPRLLPDGVEPPASA is encoded by the coding sequence ATGTGGTACACCTTCGATAACGACGACCTTATTCTCTCTTTGCGTATTCAGCCGAAGGCGAGTTCCAACGAGCTTGCGGAGATCATGGGGGAGGAGCGTAAATTGCGCATTACCGCCCCGCCCGTCGACGGCAAGGCCAATAAACACATCATAGCACTGCTGGCGAAAATGTGCAAGGTGGCCAAGGGAGACGTGACGATAGAGTCGGGAGAGCTGGGGAGGAATAAACGGGTACGGATCAGAAGCCCGCGGCTGCTCCCCGACGGCGTCGAGCCGCCGGCGTCAGCGTAA
- the argS gene encoding arginine--tRNA ligase, with amino-acid sequence MKQRVSALLKAQFEREVVLEKPKDRSFGHYATPIAFSLAKELRKSPMVIADELASSFGEHAMFSAVEATKGYINFRLSEAFMDEYAGWALANPDAFGHADREGKILLEFVSANPTGPLHIGHARGAVYGDTLLRLGRRLGYDITAEYYVNDAGNQIDLLGVSLQLEGQHSVLNMEVEWPEKYYRGEYMTILAEEALTAFGSDILTNPDRQKELALWAKDKVMDLIVSDLGDANIHFDTFVSEASLYDDWDRVMKKLGEGVYEGEEKLWLRSTEHGDEKDRVVVREDGRPTYLAGDIVYHNRKFEQGFDHYINIWGADHHGYIARVKAAARFLGYDPEKLEILLSQMVSLLKDGEPYKMSKRAGNVILMSDIVEEIGADALRFIFASKKSDTALEFDVETLKKQDNSNPVYYINYAHARIQTILSKSELTEEQIMAAELTGLNADADALLFEALLLPEVIEDAFASRQVQKLPEYLKSLAARLHKFYYDYRVLGTEEEAKLLKLFLMVALSIRTGLSLMGITAKDRMVADEK; translated from the coding sequence TTGAAACAGCGTGTATCGGCGCTTCTCAAAGCGCAATTTGAGCGCGAGGTCGTGCTCGAAAAGCCCAAAGACCGCTCTTTCGGGCACTACGCCACCCCCATTGCCTTCTCACTGGCCAAGGAGCTGCGCAAATCGCCGATGGTGATTGCCGATGAACTGGCCTCCTCCTTCGGCGAGCATGCGATGTTCTCCGCCGTCGAAGCGACCAAAGGCTATATCAACTTCCGCCTCTCCGAAGCCTTTATGGACGAGTATGCCGGTTGGGCGCTTGCCAATCCGGACGCTTTCGGCCATGCCGACCGCGAAGGGAAGATCCTTCTCGAGTTCGTCAGCGCCAACCCGACGGGACCGCTGCACATCGGCCATGCCCGCGGCGCAGTCTATGGCGATACGCTCCTGCGTCTCGGACGCCGCCTGGGCTACGACATCACGGCCGAGTACTATGTCAACGACGCCGGGAACCAGATCGACCTTCTGGGCGTCAGCCTGCAGCTCGAAGGGCAGCACAGCGTCCTCAACATGGAAGTCGAGTGGCCGGAGAAGTACTACCGCGGCGAATACATGACGATTCTTGCCGAAGAGGCGCTCACGGCATTCGGCAGCGATATTCTCACGAATCCCGACCGCCAGAAAGAGCTCGCGCTCTGGGCGAAGGACAAGGTGATGGATCTCATCGTCTCCGACCTGGGCGACGCGAACATCCACTTCGATACCTTCGTCAGCGAAGCGTCTCTCTACGACGATTGGGACCGGGTCATGAAGAAACTCGGCGAGGGTGTCTACGAAGGCGAAGAGAAGCTCTGGCTCCGTTCGACGGAACACGGGGACGAGAAAGACCGCGTCGTCGTGCGCGAAGACGGGCGCCCGACCTACCTGGCCGGCGATATCGTTTACCACAACCGCAAGTTCGAGCAGGGGTTTGACCACTACATCAACATCTGGGGCGCCGACCACCACGGTTACATCGCCCGCGTCAAAGCGGCGGCGCGTTTCCTCGGGTACGATCCGGAAAAACTCGAGATCCTGCTGTCGCAGATGGTCAGCCTGCTCAAGGACGGCGAACCGTACAAGATGAGTAAGCGTGCCGGAAACGTCATTCTGATGAGCGACATCGTCGAGGAGATCGGCGCGGACGCCCTGCGCTTCATCTTCGCGAGCAAGAAGAGCGACACGGCGCTGGAGTTCGATGTGGAGACGCTCAAGAAGCAGGACAACTCGAACCCGGTCTATTACATTAACTACGCCCATGCACGGATCCAAACGATCCTCTCCAAGAGCGAGTTGACTGAGGAGCAGATCATGGCGGCGGAGCTCACAGGGCTCAATGCCGACGCCGATGCGCTGCTTTTCGAGGCGCTGCTGCTGCCGGAAGTGATCGAGGATGCCTTTGCATCGCGCCAGGTGCAGAAACTGCCGGAGTACCTCAAGTCCCTCGCGGCGCGTCTGCACAAGTTCTACTACGATTACCGAGTTCTGGGGACTGAAGAAGAGGCGAAACTGCTCAAACTCTTCCTGATGGTCGCCCTCTCCATCCGTACCGGCCTCTCCCTAATGGGGATCACAGCCAAAGACCGGATGGTCGCCGACGAGAAGTAA
- a CDS encoding twin-arginine translocase TatA/TatE family subunit: MGMPSGTELLLIFGIIVLLFGAKKIPDLAKGIGKGIKNFKNEMKDEPEEVASSEAPKKVEGGDATAASEAPKESEKQA, from the coding sequence ATGGGTATGCCAAGCGGAACTGAACTGCTGTTGATTTTCGGGATCATCGTCCTGCTCTTCGGTGCGAAAAAAATTCCGGATCTTGCCAAGGGTATCGGCAAGGGAATCAAGAACTTCAAGAATGAGATGAAAGACGAACCGGAAGAGGTTGCAAGCAGCGAGGCCCCCAAAAAAGTCGAGGGCGGTGACGCAACGGCGGCTTCCGAAGCACCCAAAGAATCCGAAAAACAGGCGTAA
- the gmk gene encoding guanylate kinase: MNKNGGAILVLSGPSGAGKSSLIKKVAEAIGPHYFSISTTTRPMREGEVDGVHYHFVDEASFKRDIDEENFLEYAVVHGNYYGTSLKPVKKALSEGKLVIFDIDVQGHDAVQNRMGDITTSAFITTPTLSELEQRLRSRATDAPEVIERRIDMAKREVQRMCEYDYIIINDDLDEAAEVLVSVARAARLKVPTLTINEFVQAWEAQ; the protein is encoded by the coding sequence ATGAACAAAAACGGCGGAGCGATCCTGGTGCTTTCGGGCCCAAGCGGAGCGGGGAAGAGTTCATTGATCAAAAAGGTGGCCGAGGCGATCGGGCCCCACTACTTTTCCATTTCGACGACGACGCGTCCCATGCGCGAAGGGGAAGTCGACGGCGTGCACTACCACTTCGTCGACGAAGCCTCTTTCAAGCGGGATATCGACGAGGAGAACTTCCTGGAGTACGCCGTCGTCCACGGCAACTATTACGGTACGTCGCTCAAACCCGTCAAAAAGGCCCTCTCCGAGGGGAAGCTGGTCATTTTCGACATCGACGTCCAGGGACACGACGCCGTCCAGAACCGCATGGGCGATATTACGACCTCGGCCTTCATTACGACCCCGACCCTGAGCGAACTCGAGCAGCGTCTCCGGTCGCGGGCCACCGATGCGCCGGAGGTGATCGAGCGCCGGATTGACATGGCCAAGCGCGAAGTCCAGCGCATGTGCGAATACGATTACATCATCATCAATGATGACCTCGACGAAGCGGCGGAAGTACTCGTTTCCGTCGCCAGGGCCGCCCGCCTGAAAGTCCCGACGCTCACGATCAACGAATTCGTACAGGCCTGGGAAGCGCAGTAG
- a CDS encoding ABC transporter ATP-binding protein, with protein sequence MKLLEASGIAHHFDYPLFSDVDLSIGSHESVAIIGVSGSGKSTLLHILSTLLSPDSGSVKLMGEPMQGLSNRGLVELRRRQLGIIFQSHYLFKGFTGAENLEVASILSNQPVEPGLLQALKIEHVVGQKVTELSGGQQQRLSVARVLTKKPRLIFADEPTGNLDLETACEVMDLFDRYIQEHDAGLLLVTHELQLADRCQRVYKLEDQKLVQVK encoded by the coding sequence ATGAAACTGCTTGAAGCCAGCGGCATTGCCCACCATTTCGATTATCCGCTCTTTTCCGACGTCGACCTTTCGATCGGGAGCCACGAGTCCGTTGCCATCATCGGCGTCAGCGGCAGCGGTAAATCGACCCTGCTGCACATTCTCTCGACGCTGCTCTCCCCCGACAGCGGCAGCGTGAAGCTGATGGGCGAACCGATGCAGGGGCTCTCCAACCGCGGGCTGGTGGAGCTGCGTCGGCGGCAGCTGGGGATCATTTTCCAGTCGCACTATCTCTTTAAAGGGTTTACGGGTGCGGAAAACCTCGAGGTGGCTTCCATCCTCTCCAACCAACCGGTCGAACCGGGGCTGTTGCAGGCCCTCAAGATCGAGCATGTTGTGGGCCAGAAAGTGACGGAGCTCTCCGGCGGGCAGCAGCAGCGCCTCTCCGTCGCCCGGGTGCTGACGAAGAAGCCGCGTCTCATCTTTGCCGATGAACCGACCGGGAACTTGGACCTGGAGACGGCCTGCGAGGTCATGGACCTTTTCGACCGCTACATACAAGAACACGATGCCGGTCTGCTGCTCGTGACGCATGAACTGCAGTTGGCGGACCGCTGCCAGCGAGTCTACAAGCTTGAAGACCAAAAGCTGGTACAGGTCAAATAG
- the tsf gene encoding translation elongation factor Ts, translating to MAEISAAMVKELRQATDAPMMDCKKALTESNGDMDKAKEWLRERGIAQAAKKADRVAAEGSIGLKISADFKRATLVEVNSETDFVAKNDGFQNLVSKTVEQAFTTEADTAEALRETELEGKAFSVYFDEAVAKIGEKIELRRIAALSGSENVAVNGYIHSNTRIGVIVAIECDSAKTADAMVPVAKQVAMHASAMKPSTLTYKDFDADFVAAETKGRIEAIKKENEELSRLKKPLKNVPEYISMSQLTEDVLAAAEAKMKEELLAEGKPEKIIPNILPGKLARYIEDNTTLDKEQCLLDQNYVLDDKKTVAQAVADAAKAAGGTAEVVAFVRLEVGEGIEKKQDDFAAEVAAQMA from the coding sequence ATGGCAGAAATCTCAGCAGCAATGGTAAAAGAGCTGCGTCAGGCAACTGACGCACCGATGATGGACTGTAAAAAGGCGCTCACCGAGTCAAACGGCGACATGGACAAAGCCAAAGAGTGGCTGCGTGAACGCGGGATTGCTCAGGCGGCGAAAAAAGCGGACCGCGTTGCTGCCGAGGGCTCTATCGGCCTGAAAATTTCTGCAGATTTCAAACGCGCGACTCTGGTTGAAGTCAACTCCGAGACGGACTTCGTTGCGAAAAACGACGGGTTCCAGAATCTCGTTTCCAAAACCGTCGAGCAGGCATTCACGACGGAAGCCGATACAGCGGAAGCACTGCGCGAAACTGAACTCGAAGGCAAGGCGTTCAGCGTCTACTTCGACGAAGCGGTCGCAAAGATCGGCGAGAAGATCGAACTGCGCCGCATCGCAGCACTGAGCGGCAGCGAGAACGTCGCGGTCAACGGTTACATCCACTCCAACACGCGCATCGGTGTCATCGTTGCGATCGAGTGTGATTCCGCAAAGACGGCTGACGCGATGGTACCGGTTGCCAAGCAGGTCGCGATGCACGCGTCTGCAATGAAACCGTCGACGCTCACCTACAAAGACTTCGACGCTGATTTCGTTGCTGCCGAAACAAAAGGCCGCATCGAAGCGATCAAAAAAGAGAACGAAGAGCTCTCTCGCCTGAAAAAGCCGCTCAAAAACGTTCCGGAGTACATCTCCATGTCACAGCTGACTGAGGATGTCCTGGCGGCGGCCGAAGCGAAGATGAAAGAAGAGCTCCTCGCCGAAGGCAAACCGGAGAAAATCATCCCGAACATCCTGCCGGGTAAACTTGCACGCTATATCGAGGACAACACTACCCTCGACAAAGAGCAGTGTCTCCTGGACCAGAACTATGTTCTTGACGACAAGAAAACGGTTGCCCAGGCGGTTGCTGACGCGGCGAAAGCTGCCGGCGGTACCGCTGAAGTCGTTGCATTTGTCCGTCTCGAAGTCGGCGAAGGCATCGAGAAGAAACAAGACGACTTCGCTGCCGAAGTCGCAGCACAGATGGCGTAA
- the rpsB gene encoding 30S ribosomal protein S2 encodes MVTMKDLLECGVHFGHQTRRWNPKMKKYIFGVRKNIYIIDLQKTLRYFRNTYQIVVDAAAEGKTVMFVGTKKQARVAIKEAAESCGMPYVDNRWLGGMLTNFPTIQKSLRKLEVIEQMQESGQINLLTKKEALMMARTKEKLESYLGGIRDMKKLPDMMFVVDAVKEHIAVKEARNLGIPVVAPLDTNCDPDLIDFPIPGNDDAIRSIQLFCKEMAAAVNEGKAMIADNAEAEGEEVEAAETVEAAAEETTTEEA; translated from the coding sequence ATGGTAACTATGAAAGACCTTCTCGAGTGCGGTGTCCACTTCGGTCACCAGACACGCCGCTGGAACCCGAAAATGAAAAAATACATCTTCGGTGTCCGCAAGAACATTTACATCATCGACCTGCAGAAGACGCTTCGCTACTTCCGCAACACGTATCAGATCGTCGTTGATGCTGCTGCCGAAGGCAAAACTGTCATGTTCGTCGGTACGAAAAAGCAGGCACGCGTTGCCATCAAAGAAGCGGCTGAGAGCTGCGGCATGCCGTATGTTGACAACCGCTGGCTGGGTGGTATGCTGACGAACTTCCCGACGATCCAGAAGTCTCTGCGCAAGCTTGAAGTCATCGAGCAGATGCAAGAGAGCGGCCAGATCAACCTTCTGACCAAGAAAGAAGCGCTGATGATGGCACGTACGAAAGAGAAGCTCGAGTCCTACCTCGGCGGTATCCGCGATATGAAAAAACTGCCGGACATGATGTTCGTCGTTGACGCCGTCAAAGAGCACATCGCCGTTAAAGAAGCACGCAACCTCGGTATTCCGGTTGTTGCACCGCTCGATACAAACTGTGATCCGGACCTGATCGACTTCCCGATCCCGGGTAACGATGACGCAATCCGCTCTATCCAGCTTTTCTGTAAAGAGATGGCGGCAGCAGTCAACGAAGGTAAAGCGATGATCGCCGACAACGCGGAAGCGGAAGGCGAAGAAGTTGAAGCGGCGGAAACTGTAGAAGCCGCAGCAGAAGAAACAACGACAGAGGAAGCATAA
- a CDS encoding DUF3373 family protein: MKTPLILSVAAAAILSVGLQADETTDRMEAMEAQIEALQAELSAMKDAKTDKAAVAEDDEAAEAEDDEEGSEEEGDATDERLTDLEEQVSAINKNTSGSHLKFGVDFRTAVDNLNYKMAGKAYNPDTMSFDGDDTQSNDAFLTNRLWLNMEWLATENMSFTGQLAYNKAYGYRSGFAGGYPGFETFDWITNENAYDDVVRVRSAYFFYRNDTFLGASIPWTFSIGRRPSTNGHLINLRDDERPASPMGHNINVEFDGMSSKFSFEDLTGIDGMYIKFCAGRGGTNANAKFFTVSMENNNTLGTAAPYAKNDADLPDIDLGGLIFVPYDDGQYSLGTQYYYATHLIDASVTPTPGGYVFNGMEDVGSMHAVTANFMINGIGNGWSDFLDDTVFFASGAMSITDPKENGQGMLGSTDSKTGSSYWVGLQIPTLFTDMGRIGFEYNHGDKYWRSITYAEDTNIGSKVAARGSAYEAYYTDYLIEDVFSFQIRYTYIDYDYTGSNGFFGTATGEPLKIDDLATTNPGLASVTVDKAQDIRFYLRYRY, from the coding sequence ATGAAAACACCGTTGATCCTTTCCGTTGCCGCTGCGGCGATACTGAGCGTCGGCCTCCAGGCCGATGAAACCACCGACCGTATGGAGGCGATGGAAGCCCAGATCGAGGCGCTGCAGGCAGAGCTATCCGCCATGAAAGATGCCAAAACCGATAAAGCGGCAGTGGCTGAAGATGATGAAGCGGCAGAGGCTGAAGATGATGAAGAGGGCAGCGAAGAGGAAGGCGATGCGACCGATGAGCGTCTGACCGACCTTGAGGAGCAGGTCAGCGCGATCAACAAAAACACCTCGGGTAGCCACCTCAAATTCGGCGTTGACTTCCGTACGGCCGTCGACAACCTGAACTACAAAATGGCCGGAAAGGCCTACAACCCGGACACGATGTCCTTCGACGGCGACGACACCCAGAGCAACGACGCCTTCCTGACCAACCGCCTCTGGCTCAACATGGAGTGGCTGGCAACGGAGAATATGAGCTTTACCGGTCAGCTCGCCTACAACAAAGCCTACGGCTACCGTAGCGGTTTTGCCGGCGGCTACCCTGGTTTCGAGACCTTTGACTGGATCACGAACGAGAATGCCTATGACGATGTCGTTCGCGTCCGTTCCGCCTACTTCTTCTACCGCAACGACACCTTTCTCGGTGCGAGCATTCCCTGGACCTTCAGCATCGGTCGCCGCCCCTCCACGAACGGCCACCTCATCAACCTGCGCGACGATGAGCGCCCTGCGTCACCGATGGGCCACAACATCAACGTCGAATTTGACGGCATGAGTTCCAAGTTCAGCTTTGAAGATCTCACCGGCATCGACGGGATGTACATCAAGTTCTGCGCCGGTCGCGGCGGCACGAATGCCAATGCGAAGTTCTTCACGGTGAGCATGGAGAACAACAATACGCTCGGTACGGCGGCACCCTATGCCAAGAATGACGCCGACCTTCCGGATATCGACCTGGGCGGCCTGATCTTCGTCCCCTACGATGACGGTCAATACAGCCTCGGCACGCAGTACTACTATGCCACGCACCTCATCGACGCTTCCGTCACCCCGACTCCGGGCGGGTACGTCTTTAACGGGATGGAAGACGTCGGGAGCATGCACGCCGTCACGGCGAACTTCATGATCAACGGTATCGGCAACGGCTGGAGCGACTTCCTCGACGATACGGTCTTCTTCGCCAGCGGTGCGATGAGCATCACCGACCCCAAAGAGAACGGCCAGGGCATGCTGGGCTCCACCGACAGCAAAACCGGTTCTTCCTACTGGGTCGGTCTGCAGATCCCGACGCTGTTCACCGATATGGGACGCATCGGGTTCGAATACAACCACGGCGACAAGTACTGGCGCTCCATTACCTATGCCGAGGACACGAACATCGGTTCCAAAGTCGCCGCACGCGGCAGTGCCTATGAGGCCTACTATACGGACTACCTCATCGAGGACGTCTTCAGCTTCCAGATCCGCTATACGTATATCGATTACGACTATACCGGTTCAAACGGCTTCTTCGGTACGGCGACGGGTGAGCCGCTCAAGATCGACGATCTCGCGACGACCAATCCGGGACTGGCCAGCGTCACTGTCGACAAAGCCCAGGACATCCGCTTCTACCTGCGCTACCGCTACTAA
- a CDS encoding peroxiredoxin — MLEIGTVAPDFCLENQDEVEICSRDLKGKWIVLYFYPKDNTPGCTTEACDFTEQLPEFQGLKAAIFGVSADSPKVHRSFIEKQSLKITLLSDPEHTMMEDYGVWALKKNYGKEYMGIVRTTYIIDPQGKVAAAWGNVKVRQKRSKNGEKYEIVHVEEVKKKLAELQNS; from the coding sequence ATGCTTGAAATCGGAACCGTTGCACCGGATTTTTGCCTGGAGAACCAGGACGAGGTGGAGATCTGTTCGCGCGATCTCAAAGGGAAATGGATCGTGCTCTACTTCTACCCCAAGGACAATACGCCCGGCTGTACGACCGAAGCGTGCGACTTCACCGAACAGCTGCCGGAATTCCAGGGGCTGAAGGCGGCCATTTTCGGCGTCAGCGCCGATTCGCCGAAGGTCCACCGCAGCTTTATCGAGAAACAGTCGCTGAAGATCACCTTGCTCAGCGACCCGGAGCACACCATGATGGAAGATTACGGCGTCTGGGCGCTGAAAAAGAACTACGGCAAAGAGTACATGGGCATCGTGCGCACGACATACATTATCGATCCGCAAGGAAAGGTTGCCGCGGCATGGGGGAACGTCAAAGTTCGTCAGAAACGTTCAAAGAACGGTGAGAAGTACGAGATCGTGCATGTCGAAGAGGTCAAGAAGAAGCTGGCGGAGCTGCAGAACAGCTAA
- a CDS encoding DUF523 domain-containing protein: MQKEKVIVSACLVGEACRYDGCSKKDEGVLAFLADKEVTPFCPEAPVLGTPRGRISVVATEDHGLRVKKDADGTDVTEALVEQTEALIKAHPDATKIILKSKSPSCGIGTTPVLDEAGNEIAKGNGVAADMLLHAFPDIDISDENTF, encoded by the coding sequence ATGCAAAAAGAGAAGGTGATCGTCTCCGCGTGTCTGGTGGGGGAAGCATGCCGGTATGACGGCTGCTCCAAAAAAGATGAGGGTGTTCTCGCCTTTCTCGCAGACAAAGAAGTCACCCCCTTCTGCCCCGAAGCCCCGGTCCTTGGGACACCCCGCGGGCGGATCAGCGTCGTCGCGACCGAGGATCACGGCCTGCGCGTGAAAAAGGATGCGGACGGTACGGACGTGACCGAGGCGCTGGTCGAACAGACCGAAGCGCTGATCAAGGCGCATCCGGACGCGACGAAGATTATCCTCAAATCGAAATCCCCCAGCTGCGGCATCGGCACGACGCCTGTTCTGGACGAGGCGGGCAACGAGATCGCCAAAGGTAACGGCGTGGCGGCGGACATGCTGCTGCATGCGTTTCCAGACATTGATATTTCGGACGAGAATACTTTTTAG
- a CDS encoding aldehyde dehydrogenase family protein has protein sequence MEAKVFFGSSEAVTGSWTERRSPFDGRVVSKAPHCGAEETQQALKIAKAAAKAAKASTLSQRCDWLHDVAAKLREQKEDIARTITDEVGKPITFARVEVERCIETVTLAAETMRTMHGETINTDAMPSGRKTTAFYLREPVGVIAAITPFNFPLNLVAHKLAPALVAGNTVVLKPTPEAPLTAYKFAKLFIESPHAVKDALSVVYGDAEVGSTLVGSDIPRKISFTGSVPVGNIITKSAGIKKVSLELGGNAATFIDKSADLDLAAQRCALGAFVNSGQVCISLQRIYVHADVYDVFAQKMAEATQKLTVGSPYEDDTFMGPLINEESAERALSWVQSAIDEGARPMTEVKCEGTMFYPTVMADVTDDMAIVCEEVFAPIVSLVKVEGFDDAAPRMNNSPYGLQFSLFTNDLALTQRAISELEAGGIVINDMPTLRFDIQPYGGVKLSGVGREGPRFAIEEMTELKSVVIA, from the coding sequence ATGGAAGCAAAGGTCTTTTTCGGTTCAAGCGAAGCGGTGACGGGGAGCTGGACGGAGCGCCGCAGCCCCTTTGACGGCCGGGTGGTCTCGAAAGCGCCGCACTGCGGTGCGGAAGAGACACAGCAGGCACTGAAGATCGCCAAAGCGGCTGCCAAAGCGGCCAAAGCGTCGACGCTGTCGCAGCGCTGTGACTGGTTACACGACGTGGCGGCAAAGCTTCGGGAACAGAAAGAGGATATCGCCAGGACAATCACGGACGAGGTCGGTAAACCGATCACTTTCGCCCGGGTTGAAGTGGAGCGCTGCATCGAGACGGTCACCCTCGCCGCCGAGACGATGCGTACCATGCACGGCGAAACGATCAATACTGATGCGATGCCCAGCGGCCGCAAAACGACGGCCTTCTATCTCCGCGAACCCGTCGGCGTCATCGCGGCGATCACCCCGTTCAACTTTCCGCTGAACCTGGTGGCGCACAAGCTTGCCCCGGCCCTCGTCGCGGGCAATACGGTCGTGCTCAAGCCGACACCGGAAGCGCCGCTGACGGCCTACAAGTTCGCCAAGCTCTTCATCGAGAGCCCTCACGCGGTCAAAGACGCCCTCAGCGTCGTCTACGGTGATGCCGAAGTCGGCAGTACACTGGTGGGCAGCGACATCCCGCGCAAGATCAGCTTTACCGGTTCCGTGCCGGTCGGCAACATCATTACCAAGAGCGCGGGGATCAAAAAGGTGAGCCTGGAGCTGGGGGGCAACGCGGCGACCTTCATCGACAAGAGCGCCGACCTTGACCTGGCAGCGCAGCGCTGTGCGCTCGGGGCCTTCGTCAACTCCGGGCAGGTCTGCATCTCGCTGCAGCGCATCTATGTCCATGCCGATGTCTACGACGTGTTTGCGCAGAAAATGGCCGAAGCTACGCAGAAGCTCACGGTCGGTTCACCCTACGAAGACGATACCTTTATGGGACCGCTCATCAACGAGGAGTCGGCGGAGCGGGCACTCTCCTGGGTGCAGAGCGCCATCGACGAAGGGGCCCGGCCGATGACGGAGGTGAAGTGCGAAGGGACGATGTTCTACCCGACGGTCATGGCGGACGTCACCGACGATATGGCGATCGTCTGCGAAGAGGTTTTCGCACCGATTGTCTCCCTGGTGAAGGTCGAAGGGTTCGACGACGCGGCGCCTCGGATGAACAATTCACCCTACGGGCTCCAGTTTTCCCTTTTTACCAACGACCTGGCCCTGACGCAGCGTGCGATCAGCGAGCTGGAGGCGGGCGGGATCGTCATCAACGACATGCCGACCCTGCGTTTCGACATCCAGCCCTACGGCGGGGTCAAGCTCAGCGGCGTCGGGCGCGAAGGGCCGCGGTTCGCCATCGAGGAGATGACGGAACTCAAATCGGTCGTCATCGCGTAG